The nucleotide sequence ATGTATATTTAGTATTTTTTACCACTATGAAATAAAATACTAAATCCTTCCATGATGGATCATCTACAGAAATTAAATGTTTTTCATTGAATTTTGGTCCCAAAGCGTCTAAAATTCCATCAAGAACCTTATCTGTTTTTAAACCATCAACTTTAACATGACCTGCAGATGTTAAAACGTACAAATATGGATAATCATTAGGAATATCAACACCCTGTGATTTTAAGTAATTAATTGCCTCATTACTTGCATCAACACCTATCTGATATAGGTTTAAGCTTGAAGATTCCTCCATAGATCTACCTACCATACTAACATCGAAGGACGCTTTTTCATCTGAAGAATTTGACTTCTCCAAAATAAACGCATCATCATCGAAATCCCTTGAGACGCCTAAAACATCAACAAGAGGCAAATCAAATTCATGTGGATAATATTTAACAGTTTGAAGCTTATCTTTTCCACCTAAAAGTCCATCAGAATTTCCAATTTGATATGACGTAATATTTAAATCATATAAATTTCCACTAGTCCAGGAATCAATAACCGACAATATCGAAGCAATTTCAATATCATGCAGTTTTAACTTTTCCAGATGACCAGCAGATATTCTTGGACCTACATTACCGCAATATATAGGGGTTGCATCGTTTTTATACAATGCAATTGTAAAAGATTTATCGTGTTTTACAAAGAATGCTACATATACTGAATCAGCAGTTGAAGATAATGATATAAGATTACCATCTTCATAAGTTATATATCCATTAGAAGCATCTATTATTCCATTTAAAACACTTTCTGTGGTTTCATTATCAATCCTTGAAATTCCAGCATTTGAAATTACCAATATATCTTCACCATCAATACTGACGGAATTGGTAAAATCCGAGGTGATTTCATATCCGAGTTCATAATTTCTATCAAGCTGTTGAGTGTGAATATCCTCCTCATCAGCAGCATATAAAATATCCTGCGAGTCATCTTCACTTAAAGATATTATATCCGAATTATCATTTTCAAGTGAAACTTCCGATACTTCACAATCACTGACTGCCTCCATTTGGATTTCGTCAGGACTATCCAGAATTGGAGCATCATCGCTTACAGTGATATTGTCACTGGCAGACACTGCACCAACCAAACTCAGAGTTAGTATCAATAAAAAAACCATAAACAAATTATGTTTTTTCATAAACTCCTAACCTAGACATATAATTAATTGCTAATTATACCCACCTAGATTTACAGCAATGCAAAAAAGCATTACTAATTTAAATATATAATTTAATATTTATAAAAAACTTACTATAAAGTGAAAGTTTTAAGCTAACAACAAATATAATATATATTAAAAAGAATTAATGAGGCAAAAAATGTTTTGGAACGAAGAAATAGAAACAATGCCAAGGGAAGAGCTTGAAGAATTACAGTTAAAAAAGCTTCAAGCAACCGTTAAAAGAGCATTTGAAAAAATACCATATTATAATAAAAAATACAGTGATGCTGAAGTTTATCCTGAAGACATAGAAACTTTAAAAGACATTGAAAAGCTACCATTCATTACAAAAGACGATTTGCGTGAAAGCTATCCGTTCGGATTATTTGCAGTGGACATCAAAGAAATCAAGGAAGTTCATTCATCTTCAGGAACTACTGGAAAACCTGTTGTCTCAGGTTATACTGAAAAAGACCTGGATACATGGGCAGAAACTATTGCACGTGGACTGACAATGATGGGAATAGGCGAAGATGATATTCTACAAAATACCCACGGATACGGATTGTTTACCGGAGGTTTTGGTGTTCATTACGGTTCACATAAGGTCGGAGCAGCAATCATTCCAATTTCAACCGGCCAGACCAGAAGACAGATTGAAATCATGAAGGATTTTGGAACCACAGGACTTATTTTCACACCATCATATGGTATTCATTTGGCTGAAGTTGCCCTTGAAGACGGAATTGATCCTAAGGAACTTGACATTAAAGCAATAGGATTCGGTGCAGAAGGATGGACTGAAGAAATCAGGACAAGAGTTGAGGAACTCTTTGGATGTAAAGCATACAACATTTACGGATTGACAGAACTAATGGGTCCGGGTGTCGGTATCGAATGTAGTGCACAAAAAGGTCTGCACATTGCAGAAGACATATTCTACCCTGAAATAATCAATCCAGATACCCAACAGGTATTGGGTGAAAACCAGCCTGGTGAATTGGTACTGACTAATATTGACCGTGAAGGAATGCCAGTTATAAGATTCAGAACAAAAGACTTGACCAAAATTACACGCGAACCATGCGAATGTGGAAGAACACATGCAAGAATGAGCAGAATAACAGGCAGATCTGACGAT is from Methanobrevibacter sp. and encodes:
- a CDS encoding phenylacetate--CoA ligase family protein yields the protein MFWNEEIETMPREELEELQLKKLQATVKRAFEKIPYYNKKYSDAEVYPEDIETLKDIEKLPFITKDDLRESYPFGLFAVDIKEIKEVHSSSGTTGKPVVSGYTEKDLDTWAETIARGLTMMGIGEDDILQNTHGYGLFTGGFGVHYGSHKVGAAIIPISTGQTRRQIEIMKDFGTTGLIFTPSYGIHLAEVALEDGIDPKELDIKAIGFGAEGWTEEIRTRVEELFGCKAYNIYGLTELMGPGVGIECSAQKGLHIAEDIFYPEIINPDTQQVLGENQPGELVLTNIDREGMPVIRFRTKDLTKITREPCECGRTHARMSRITGRSDDMIKVKGVAIFPSQIEKALLKVGDAEPHYMIIVTRPGTLDEIEVKVEASQEIFFDGIKEMMNVQNKIAKSIENETGIRVKVTLVEPKTLPRFEGKAKRVIDKRNLH